In Elaeis guineensis isolate ETL-2024a chromosome 1, EG11, whole genome shotgun sequence, a genomic segment contains:
- the LOC105036708 gene encoding dirigent protein 22 — protein sequence MAKLLLLLLLLLTTTTTTMLAKQPYSFIQSQKPAPRPLQEKLTHLRFFWHDILSGPDPTAVQVAKAASTNASSSFFGLVNVIDDPLTEGPAMASKLVGRAQGFYASASQEGLGLLMAMNFAFMDGKYNGSTITILGRNAVFTAVREMPVIGGSGLFRLARGYVQAKTHNLDMTTGNAVVEYNCFVFHY from the coding sequence ATGGCCaaactcctcctcctcctcctcctcctcctgaccaccaccaccaccaccatgttGGCCAAACAACCCTACAGCTTCATCCAAAGCCAAAAGCCAGCCCCAAGACCCCTCCAGGAGAAGCTCACCCACCTGCGTTTCTTCTGGCACGACATATTAAGCGGTCCCGACCCGACCGCCGTGCAGGTGGCCAAGGCTGCATCGACGAACGCATCAAGCAGCTTCTTCGGCCTGGTCAACGTGATCGACGACCCACTGACGGAAGGCCCCGCGATGGCTTCCAAGCTCGTCGGCCGGGCGCAGGGATTCTACGCGTCGGCCTCGCAGGAAGGTCTAGGCCTGTTGATGGCCATGAACTTCGCATTCATGGATGGAAAATACAATGGCAGCACGATCACCATTCTGGGCCGCAACGCGGTGTTCACGGCGGTAAGGGAGATGCCGGTGATCGGCGGCAGCGGGCTGTTCCGCTTGGCCCGTGGCTACGTCCAGGCCAAGACCCATAATTTGGACATGACGACTGGGAATGCGGTGGTTGAGTATAATTGCTTTGTCTTCCATTATTGA